In Hemitrygon akajei chromosome 9, sHemAka1.3, whole genome shotgun sequence, the following are encoded in one genomic region:
- the LOC140732981 gene encoding immunoglobulin lambda-1 light chain-like isoform X1 has translation MAEWVLVLAAFVSSLFTANAEMTLTPQSPSVSATPGRSVKITCTMSGGSIGSYYRSWYMQKPGSAPVFVLYESSTRGSGIPDRFTGSVDSSSNQMHLTITNAQREDAADYYCGVGYRSSPYTVTFGRGTKLNFNSPRKPAVSVLRPSAEEVQGQGTATLVCLVSGFNPAAVNIEWTVDGSTRRNGVETSRIQQDADNTFSASSYLTLPASDWNSHELYSCVVKHETQATPFQTNIARSSCM, from the exons ATGGCTGAATGGGTCCTGGTTCTGGCCGCGTTTGTGTCCTCTTTGTTCA CTGCAAACGCGGAGATGACTTTGACTCCTCAGTCTCCGTCCGTATCGGCGACTCCGGGTAGAAGCGTGAAAATCACTTGTACCATGTCAGGGGGTAGCATCGGCAGCTACTACAGGAGCTGGTACATGCAGAAACCCGGCAGCGCCCCAGTTTTTGTGTTGTATGAAAGCTCCACGAGAGGATCGGGAATTCCAGATCGATTCACCGGTTCCGTAGACTCATCGAGCAACCAAATGCATTTAACCATCACCAACGCTCAAAGGGAGGACGCCGCCGATTATTACTGTGGTGTCGGGTATAGAAGTAGCCCGTACACAGTCACCTTTGGGAGAGGAACCAAACTGAATTTCAACA GTCCGCGAAAACCCGCCGTATCCGTCCTCCGACCGTCTGCGGAAGAAGTTCAGGGACAAGGCACCGCCACTCTTGTGTGTTTAGTGAGCGGGTTTAATCCGGCCGCTGTGAATATCGAGTGGACTGTGGACGGCAGTACGAGAAGGAATGGCGTTGAGACCAGCCGGATCCAGCAGGACGCGGACAACACGTTCAGTGCGAGCAGTTACCTGACTCTGCCAGCCTCAGACTGGAACTCACACGAGCTTTACTCCTGCGTGGTTAAACACGAGACTCAGGCAACCCCATTTCAAACAAACATCGCGCGATCCAGCTGTATGTAA
- the LOC140732981 gene encoding immunoglobulin lambda-1 light chain-like isoform X2, with translation MTLTPQSPSVSATPGRSVKITCTMSGGSIGSYYRSWYMQKPGSAPVFVLYESSTRGSGIPDRFTGSVDSSSNQMHLTITNAQREDAADYYCGVGYRSSPYTVTFGRGTKLNFNSPRKPAVSVLRPSAEEVQGQGTATLVCLVSGFNPAAVNIEWTVDGSTRRNGVETSRIQQDADNTFSASSYLTLPASDWNSHELYSCVVKHETQATPFQTNIARSSCM, from the exons ATGACTTTGACTCCTCAGTCTCCGTCCGTATCGGCGACTCCGGGTAGAAGCGTGAAAATCACTTGTACCATGTCAGGGGGTAGCATCGGCAGCTACTACAGGAGCTGGTACATGCAGAAACCCGGCAGCGCCCCAGTTTTTGTGTTGTATGAAAGCTCCACGAGAGGATCGGGAATTCCAGATCGATTCACCGGTTCCGTAGACTCATCGAGCAACCAAATGCATTTAACCATCACCAACGCTCAAAGGGAGGACGCCGCCGATTATTACTGTGGTGTCGGGTATAGAAGTAGCCCGTACACAGTCACCTTTGGGAGAGGAACCAAACTGAATTTCAACA GTCCGCGAAAACCCGCCGTATCCGTCCTCCGACCGTCTGCGGAAGAAGTTCAGGGACAAGGCACCGCCACTCTTGTGTGTTTAGTGAGCGGGTTTAATCCGGCCGCTGTGAATATCGAGTGGACTGTGGACGGCAGTACGAGAAGGAATGGCGTTGAGACCAGCCGGATCCAGCAGGACGCGGACAACACGTTCAGTGCGAGCAGTTACCTGACTCTGCCAGCCTCAGACTGGAACTCACACGAGCTTTACTCCTGCGTGGTTAAACACGAGACTCAGGCAACCCCATTTCAAACAAACATCGCGCGATCCAGCTGTATGTAA